The following coding sequences are from one Eucalyptus grandis isolate ANBG69807.140 chromosome 11, ASM1654582v1, whole genome shotgun sequence window:
- the LOC104449172 gene encoding hepatoma-derived growth factor-related protein 2 isoform X2, whose translation MILDVLFVMLVGSMKKSNPSSFRSSVAGNTGMEGTSTQSKGNFVPGSLIWVRLNGDSWWPAQVVDGDTVSESNKPSKRLAGEVLVRLYGSYKHLYADPLKCRNDFESVLKQNNGSYHHVFVKALKTELASSTSAKLKEQGCKHTERRNGASQDNGSNQDMEDRNQNLEDRKSGDADAEGYTDLTVKRTGGHSAHPIAEGSKMKLRAEGATLRTFQRSKTHRKERLSDNQDPSNTKDGLPTTPRTVEAGESGISRRERIDKCLELKNGSTEHLKIRTPNQDWVEKNHESTTDNASVSAKRKSSKLKQDSVSSRIKLYGRSAAEKAKLRISGQLGPQAKPKAIVTSIESKVESKSLKKHYEVKNEQKQKSFCQHEQQGYDEVDRHDSMARGLKRKDQIMDHDKECKILKQEEKRKNCKPSSTRVDENSINESPLLERSVKKLDANKRKTEQDNVQKELKSNIKDNVQKELESNIKDNVQKELESNIKYAKEETKMRPAKEVELVKKKKPASATTPSPSSTGRAQELSTRQLRVMRSLGLISPAGSPFPKGRTPLS comes from the exons ATGATCCTTGATGTATTATTTGTAATGTTGGTAGGATCTATGAAGAAAAGTAATCCTTCAAGCTTTAGATCTTCAGTCGCCGGGAATACTGGTATGGAAGGTACATCTACTCaatcaaaaggaaattttgtgCCGGGGAGCTTGATTTGGGTCAGGCTCAATGGTGATTCATGGTGGCCAGCACAG GTTGTTGATGGTGACACTGTGAGTGAGAGCAATAAACCCAGTAAGAGGTTGGCGGGTGAAGTTCTTGTACGGCTGTATGGGAGCTACAAACA TTTGTATGCGGATCCTCTTAAATGCCGAAATGACTTTGAAAGT GTGCTCAAACAGAATAATGGGAGCTATCATCATGTATTTGTTAAAGCTCTTAAGACG GAACTTGCTAGTTCAACATCTGCCAAATTGAAGGAACAGGGATGTAAACATACAG AGAGAAGGAATGGTGCTTCCCAGGATAACGGATCAAATCAAGATATGGAGGATAGGAATCAGAATTTAGAAGACAGGAAATCT GGAGATGCTGATGCAGAAGGTTATACAGATTTAACTGTGAAGAGGACTGGAGGACATAGTGCTCATCCAATAGCTGAGGGATCCAAGATGAAGTTG AGAGCTGAAGGAGCAACCTTGAGAACCTTTCAACGAAGTAAGACACACAGAAAAGAAAGGCTAAGTGACAATCAAGATCCATCAAATACTAAAGATGGTTTGCCGACAACACCAAGAACTGTAGAGGCAGGAGAGAGTGGCATTtctaggagagagagaattgacaAGTGTCTAGAGCTAAAGAACGGGAGCACTGAGCATCTGAAGATCAGAACTCCCAATCAAGATTGGGTCGAGAAAAATCATGAATCAACCACAGACAATGCTTCTGTTTCAGCAAAGAGGAAGAGCTCAAAATTGAAGCAAGATAGTGTATCAAGCAGAATCAAGCTGTATGGACGAAGTGCAGCAGAAAAAGCAAAACTAAGGATCTCAGGACAGCTTGGTCCACAGGCTAAGCCCAAGGCCATTGTCACAAGTATCGAGTCGAAAGTGGAAAGCAAATCCTTGAAGAAGCATTATGAGGTGAAGAATGAACAGAAGCAGAAGAGCTTTTGCCAGCATGAACAACAAGGCTATGATGAAGTTGATCGACATGATAGCATGGCTCGAGGGTTAAAGAGGAAAGACCAAATTATGGACCATGATAAAGAATGCAAAATTTTGAAGCAGGAGGAGAAACGGAAAAACTGCAAGCCGAGTAGCACAAGGGTCGATGAGAATTCAATCAATGAATCCCCTTTGCTAGAGAGGTCAGTGAAGAAGCTGGatgcaaacaaaagaaaaactgaGCAAGATAATGTGCAGAAGGAActcaaatcaaatataaaagataatgTGCAGAAGGAACTCGaatcaaatataaaagataatgTGCAGAAGGAACTCGAATCAAATATAAAATACGCCAAGGAGGAAACAAAGATGCGACCTGCAAAAGAAGTTGAGttggtgaagaaaaaaaaaccagcaAGTGCAACG ACACCTTCTCCCAGTTCAACTGGAAGAGCTCAAGAACTTAGCACCCGGCAATTGCGAGTAATGAGAAGTCTTGGGTTGATCAGTCCTGCAGGGTCGCCATTTCCAAAAGGGAGAACACCATTGTCGTAG
- the LOC104449172 gene encoding hepatoma-derived growth factor-related protein 2 isoform X1, with product MILDVLFVMLVGSMKKSNPSSFRSSVAGNTGMEGTSTQSKGNFVPGSLIWVRLNGDSWWPAQVVDGDTVSESNKPSKRLAGEVLVRLYGSYKHLYADPLKCRNDFESVLKQNNGSYHHVFVKALKTELASSTSAKLKEQGCKHTERRNGASQDNGSNQDMEDRNQNLEDRKSGDADAEGYTDLTVKRTGGHSAHPIAEGSKMKLGSQRAEGATLRTFQRSKTHRKERLSDNQDPSNTKDGLPTTPRTVEAGESGISRRERIDKCLELKNGSTEHLKIRTPNQDWVEKNHESTTDNASVSAKRKSSKLKQDSVSSRIKLYGRSAAEKAKLRISGQLGPQAKPKAIVTSIESKVESKSLKKHYEVKNEQKQKSFCQHEQQGYDEVDRHDSMARGLKRKDQIMDHDKECKILKQEEKRKNCKPSSTRVDENSINESPLLERSVKKLDANKRKTEQDNVQKELKSNIKDNVQKELESNIKDNVQKELESNIKYAKEETKMRPAKEVELVKKKKPASATTPSPSSTGRAQELSTRQLRVMRSLGLISPAGSPFPKGRTPLS from the exons ATGATCCTTGATGTATTATTTGTAATGTTGGTAGGATCTATGAAGAAAAGTAATCCTTCAAGCTTTAGATCTTCAGTCGCCGGGAATACTGGTATGGAAGGTACATCTACTCaatcaaaaggaaattttgtgCCGGGGAGCTTGATTTGGGTCAGGCTCAATGGTGATTCATGGTGGCCAGCACAG GTTGTTGATGGTGACACTGTGAGTGAGAGCAATAAACCCAGTAAGAGGTTGGCGGGTGAAGTTCTTGTACGGCTGTATGGGAGCTACAAACA TTTGTATGCGGATCCTCTTAAATGCCGAAATGACTTTGAAAGT GTGCTCAAACAGAATAATGGGAGCTATCATCATGTATTTGTTAAAGCTCTTAAGACG GAACTTGCTAGTTCAACATCTGCCAAATTGAAGGAACAGGGATGTAAACATACAG AGAGAAGGAATGGTGCTTCCCAGGATAACGGATCAAATCAAGATATGGAGGATAGGAATCAGAATTTAGAAGACAGGAAATCT GGAGATGCTGATGCAGAAGGTTATACAGATTTAACTGTGAAGAGGACTGGAGGACATAGTGCTCATCCAATAGCTGAGGGATCCAAGATGAAGTTG GGTTCTCAGAGAGCTGAAGGAGCAACCTTGAGAACCTTTCAACGAAGTAAGACACACAGAAAAGAAAGGCTAAGTGACAATCAAGATCCATCAAATACTAAAGATGGTTTGCCGACAACACCAAGAACTGTAGAGGCAGGAGAGAGTGGCATTtctaggagagagagaattgacaAGTGTCTAGAGCTAAAGAACGGGAGCACTGAGCATCTGAAGATCAGAACTCCCAATCAAGATTGGGTCGAGAAAAATCATGAATCAACCACAGACAATGCTTCTGTTTCAGCAAAGAGGAAGAGCTCAAAATTGAAGCAAGATAGTGTATCAAGCAGAATCAAGCTGTATGGACGAAGTGCAGCAGAAAAAGCAAAACTAAGGATCTCAGGACAGCTTGGTCCACAGGCTAAGCCCAAGGCCATTGTCACAAGTATCGAGTCGAAAGTGGAAAGCAAATCCTTGAAGAAGCATTATGAGGTGAAGAATGAACAGAAGCAGAAGAGCTTTTGCCAGCATGAACAACAAGGCTATGATGAAGTTGATCGACATGATAGCATGGCTCGAGGGTTAAAGAGGAAAGACCAAATTATGGACCATGATAAAGAATGCAAAATTTTGAAGCAGGAGGAGAAACGGAAAAACTGCAAGCCGAGTAGCACAAGGGTCGATGAGAATTCAATCAATGAATCCCCTTTGCTAGAGAGGTCAGTGAAGAAGCTGGatgcaaacaaaagaaaaactgaGCAAGATAATGTGCAGAAGGAActcaaatcaaatataaaagataatgTGCAGAAGGAACTCGaatcaaatataaaagataatgTGCAGAAGGAACTCGAATCAAATATAAAATACGCCAAGGAGGAAACAAAGATGCGACCTGCAAAAGAAGTTGAGttggtgaagaaaaaaaaaccagcaAGTGCAACG ACACCTTCTCCCAGTTCAACTGGAAGAGCTCAAGAACTTAGCACCCGGCAATTGCGAGTAATGAGAAGTCTTGGGTTGATCAGTCCTGCAGGGTCGCCATTTCCAAAAGGGAGAACACCATTGTCGTAG
- the LOC104449172 gene encoding hepatoma-derived growth factor-related protein 2 isoform X3, whose protein sequence is MKKSNPSSFRSSVAGNTGMEGTSTQSKGNFVPGSLIWVRLNGDSWWPAQVVDGDTVSESNKPSKRLAGEVLVRLYGSYKHLYADPLKCRNDFESVLKQNNGSYHHVFVKALKTELASSTSAKLKEQGCKHTERRNGASQDNGSNQDMEDRNQNLEDRKSGDADAEGYTDLTVKRTGGHSAHPIAEGSKMKLGSQRAEGATLRTFQRSKTHRKERLSDNQDPSNTKDGLPTTPRTVEAGESGISRRERIDKCLELKNGSTEHLKIRTPNQDWVEKNHESTTDNASVSAKRKSSKLKQDSVSSRIKLYGRSAAEKAKLRISGQLGPQAKPKAIVTSIESKVESKSLKKHYEVKNEQKQKSFCQHEQQGYDEVDRHDSMARGLKRKDQIMDHDKECKILKQEEKRKNCKPSSTRVDENSINESPLLERSVKKLDANKRKTEQDNVQKELKSNIKDNVQKELESNIKDNVQKELESNIKYAKEETKMRPAKEVELVKKKKPASATTPSPSSTGRAQELSTRQLRVMRSLGLISPAGSPFPKGRTPLS, encoded by the exons ATGAAGAAAAGTAATCCTTCAAGCTTTAGATCTTCAGTCGCCGGGAATACTGGTATGGAAGGTACATCTACTCaatcaaaaggaaattttgtgCCGGGGAGCTTGATTTGGGTCAGGCTCAATGGTGATTCATGGTGGCCAGCACAG GTTGTTGATGGTGACACTGTGAGTGAGAGCAATAAACCCAGTAAGAGGTTGGCGGGTGAAGTTCTTGTACGGCTGTATGGGAGCTACAAACA TTTGTATGCGGATCCTCTTAAATGCCGAAATGACTTTGAAAGT GTGCTCAAACAGAATAATGGGAGCTATCATCATGTATTTGTTAAAGCTCTTAAGACG GAACTTGCTAGTTCAACATCTGCCAAATTGAAGGAACAGGGATGTAAACATACAG AGAGAAGGAATGGTGCTTCCCAGGATAACGGATCAAATCAAGATATGGAGGATAGGAATCAGAATTTAGAAGACAGGAAATCT GGAGATGCTGATGCAGAAGGTTATACAGATTTAACTGTGAAGAGGACTGGAGGACATAGTGCTCATCCAATAGCTGAGGGATCCAAGATGAAGTTG GGTTCTCAGAGAGCTGAAGGAGCAACCTTGAGAACCTTTCAACGAAGTAAGACACACAGAAAAGAAAGGCTAAGTGACAATCAAGATCCATCAAATACTAAAGATGGTTTGCCGACAACACCAAGAACTGTAGAGGCAGGAGAGAGTGGCATTtctaggagagagagaattgacaAGTGTCTAGAGCTAAAGAACGGGAGCACTGAGCATCTGAAGATCAGAACTCCCAATCAAGATTGGGTCGAGAAAAATCATGAATCAACCACAGACAATGCTTCTGTTTCAGCAAAGAGGAAGAGCTCAAAATTGAAGCAAGATAGTGTATCAAGCAGAATCAAGCTGTATGGACGAAGTGCAGCAGAAAAAGCAAAACTAAGGATCTCAGGACAGCTTGGTCCACAGGCTAAGCCCAAGGCCATTGTCACAAGTATCGAGTCGAAAGTGGAAAGCAAATCCTTGAAGAAGCATTATGAGGTGAAGAATGAACAGAAGCAGAAGAGCTTTTGCCAGCATGAACAACAAGGCTATGATGAAGTTGATCGACATGATAGCATGGCTCGAGGGTTAAAGAGGAAAGACCAAATTATGGACCATGATAAAGAATGCAAAATTTTGAAGCAGGAGGAGAAACGGAAAAACTGCAAGCCGAGTAGCACAAGGGTCGATGAGAATTCAATCAATGAATCCCCTTTGCTAGAGAGGTCAGTGAAGAAGCTGGatgcaaacaaaagaaaaactgaGCAAGATAATGTGCAGAAGGAActcaaatcaaatataaaagataatgTGCAGAAGGAACTCGaatcaaatataaaagataatgTGCAGAAGGAACTCGAATCAAATATAAAATACGCCAAGGAGGAAACAAAGATGCGACCTGCAAAAGAAGTTGAGttggtgaagaaaaaaaaaccagcaAGTGCAACG ACACCTTCTCCCAGTTCAACTGGAAGAGCTCAAGAACTTAGCACCCGGCAATTGCGAGTAATGAGAAGTCTTGGGTTGATCAGTCCTGCAGGGTCGCCATTTCCAAAAGGGAGAACACCATTGTCGTAG